In one window of Halopiger aswanensis DNA:
- a CDS encoding family 4 glycosyl hydrolase has protein sequence MHHLGSTATTASDARTDVTIGYVGGGSQGWAHTFINDLLQCPDVSGQVRLYDVDYEAAQRNAELGNALTTRKEAVGDWTFEAAETLAAALEDADFVICSTQDPPEETFVHDIDVPQEYGIYQTVADTCGPGGAVRALRSIPQYREIAATVRERCPDAWVFNYTNPMTVCTRALYEEYPDINAIGLCHEVFHIQMLLAEIAEKYIDGADDVSGSEIDVTVKGINHFTWIDEAYWRDHDVFQYLDAELEERKPLPSFEPGDLADADYWINHHEVAFDLYDKFGLLGAAGDRHLVEFVPWYLSIDDPEEIQRWGLRLTPSSARVSDSDGPAKMDQYLTDPDEFEFTETGEEAVDIIRALCGLEPLKTNVNYPNVGQTPDLPDGAVVETNVLITGTGVKPITAGTLPREVRNMVTTAIHNQETLVEAGFAGDLDLAFEAFLNEPLVTLPREEAQELFAELIEIERDYFESYDLENAAVLEN, from the coding sequence ATGCACCACCTCGGTAGTACAGCGACGACTGCGTCGGACGCGCGAACGGACGTCACGATCGGCTACGTCGGCGGCGGCAGTCAGGGCTGGGCGCACACGTTCATCAACGACTTGCTCCAGTGTCCGGACGTCTCGGGGCAGGTCAGACTCTACGACGTCGATTACGAGGCCGCCCAGCGCAACGCCGAACTCGGAAACGCGCTGACGACCCGCAAGGAGGCCGTCGGCGACTGGACGTTCGAGGCCGCCGAAACGCTCGCGGCGGCGCTCGAGGACGCCGACTTCGTGATCTGCTCGACGCAGGATCCGCCCGAGGAGACGTTCGTTCACGACATCGACGTCCCTCAGGAGTACGGTATCTACCAGACGGTCGCCGACACCTGCGGGCCGGGCGGTGCGGTCCGCGCGCTGCGGTCGATTCCGCAGTACCGCGAGATCGCGGCGACGGTTCGCGAGCGGTGTCCCGACGCCTGGGTGTTCAACTACACGAACCCGATGACCGTCTGCACCCGAGCGCTCTACGAGGAGTACCCCGACATCAACGCCATCGGCCTCTGTCACGAAGTGTTCCATATCCAAATGCTCCTCGCCGAAATCGCCGAGAAGTACATCGACGGTGCCGACGACGTCTCCGGCAGCGAGATCGACGTCACCGTCAAGGGCATCAACCACTTCACGTGGATCGACGAGGCCTACTGGCGCGATCACGACGTCTTCCAATATCTCGACGCGGAACTCGAGGAGCGCAAGCCGCTCCCGAGTTTCGAGCCCGGCGACCTCGCGGACGCGGATTACTGGATCAACCACCACGAAGTTGCGTTCGACCTCTACGACAAGTTCGGTCTCTTAGGCGCCGCCGGCGACCGCCACCTCGTGGAGTTCGTCCCGTGGTACCTCTCGATCGACGACCCCGAGGAGATCCAGCGCTGGGGGCTCCGCTTGACGCCCAGTTCCGCCCGCGTCAGCGACAGCGACGGACCGGCGAAGATGGACCAGTACCTGACTGATCCGGACGAGTTCGAGTTCACAGAGACCGGCGAGGAAGCCGTCGACATCATCCGCGCACTGTGCGGCCTCGAGCCGCTGAAGACCAACGTCAACTACCCCAACGTCGGCCAGACGCCGGACCTGCCCGACGGTGCGGTCGTCGAGACGAACGTCCTCATCACCGGGACCGGCGTGAAGCCGATCACCGCCGGCACGCTCCCCCGCGAAGTCCGGAACATGGTCACGACCGCGATTCACAACCAGGAAACGCTCGTCGAAGCCGGCTTCGCCGGCGATCTCGATCTCGCGTTCGAGGCGTTCCTCAACGAGCCGCTCGTGACGCTCCCTCGCGAGGAAGCACAGGAGCTGTTCGCCGAACTGATCGAGATCGAGCGCGACTACTTCGAGTCGTACGATCTCGAGAACGCGGCCGTCCTCGAAAACTGA
- a CDS encoding rhamnogalacturonan lyase family protein has product MSSQRYRREILSGMAAGSTAAVVSGVATASHGQGNARGNGKQKHGSKRQAEALDRGLVAVPSGDGVLVRWRLLGTEPRDLGFHVYRDGERLNNKPITESTNYFDPDGTTDSTYAVRAVGNGRASGRKDGDRKPGMSESVEVWDEQYKEIPLNKPDPVEGEDGETVTYHANDASVADLTGDGTLDIVQKWTPSNQKDPSQSGHTSDVLFDAYTIEGEHLWRINLGQNVRAGAHYTQFLVYDFDGDGKSEFVVRTADGTEDGVGNVIGDPDADWTNDDGYVLEGPEYLTVFDGETGEELATEEFQPARGDPCQWGDCYGNRVDRFLAGTAYLDGERPSIVFTRGYYEKTMLAAWDFRQGDLELRWLFDSEDGNEDYEGKGAHSLATADVDGDGKDEIVFGGAVIDHDGTGLHTTTMANPDAQHCGDFLPDREGLEILVPAEYPPEGEPSLSMRDAETGEYIWAVRNGEDVGRALVADIDPRYSGAEAWGGEPLSSDGVGTYSARGEQISETPINSINSAIWWTGDLHRELLDHDFLGWDEGYGVGWIKKWNPETEELDLLKSFEGTRSNNSSKGNPCLSGDILGDWREEVIWRAEDSSHLRLYATPHETDTRLYTLLHDPQYRTGIARQNVGYNQPPWPSFFLGHGMDDPPKPNIMTSFEPAGHDRLAEISASETDATPCDQIEFEAVDLTGNGNKVRSLTWEFGDDTTATGWSVSHTYDELGTYPVKLTVTAKNGETTTDFETITITEAEPLARAVPSATRVDVGESIDFEAEDVSGDEESIDTLTWEFGDGTTATGWSATHSYDGPGEYTVTLNATAESGCTTSYSETITVDLTEGTYRLTSQLNSDDIVMSADGELADGANVYNDTVGEASGQTWRVIELEDGIYRIAAADNEDLVLEAADGGTDTGTNLELGQWEGADYQKFAAVPESGTGYTLEPTHANLAADVWERDPDPGADIRHWNVTGAENQLFAFIDPDGD; this is encoded by the coding sequence ATGAGCAGCCAACGGTATCGACGCGAGATCCTAAGCGGGATGGCAGCCGGATCGACGGCGGCGGTCGTCTCCGGCGTGGCCACGGCGTCCCACGGTCAGGGTAACGCCCGCGGAAACGGCAAGCAAAAGCACGGCTCGAAACGACAGGCAGAGGCCCTCGACCGCGGCCTCGTGGCCGTGCCGTCCGGCGACGGGGTACTCGTCCGCTGGCGACTCCTCGGAACCGAGCCCCGCGATCTGGGGTTCCACGTGTATCGCGACGGCGAGCGACTGAACAACAAACCGATCACCGAGAGTACGAACTACTTCGATCCCGACGGAACGACGGACTCGACGTACGCGGTTCGAGCGGTCGGCAACGGTCGGGCCAGCGGCAGGAAGGACGGCGACCGGAAACCCGGGATGTCGGAGTCCGTCGAGGTTTGGGACGAACAGTACAAGGAAATCCCGCTGAACAAGCCCGATCCCGTCGAGGGCGAGGACGGCGAGACGGTCACGTACCACGCCAACGACGCGAGCGTGGCCGACCTTACGGGCGACGGCACGCTCGACATCGTCCAGAAGTGGACCCCGTCGAACCAGAAGGACCCCTCCCAGTCGGGGCACACGAGCGACGTCCTGTTCGACGCGTATACGATAGAGGGAGAGCACCTCTGGCGGATCAACCTCGGCCAGAACGTCCGGGCCGGCGCGCACTACACGCAGTTCTTAGTGTACGACTTCGACGGGGACGGCAAGTCGGAGTTCGTGGTTCGGACGGCCGACGGGACTGAAGACGGGGTCGGCAACGTCATCGGCGACCCGGACGCCGACTGGACGAACGACGACGGCTACGTTCTCGAGGGGCCGGAGTATCTCACCGTCTTCGACGGTGAGACCGGGGAGGAACTCGCGACGGAGGAGTTCCAGCCCGCGCGGGGCGACCCCTGCCAGTGGGGCGACTGCTACGGGAACCGAGTCGACCGGTTCCTCGCGGGGACTGCCTACCTCGACGGCGAGCGACCGAGCATCGTATTCACGCGGGGCTACTACGAAAAGACGATGCTCGCCGCGTGGGACTTCCGGCAAGGCGACCTCGAGTTACGCTGGCTCTTCGACAGCGAAGACGGGAACGAGGACTACGAGGGCAAGGGCGCACACAGCCTGGCCACCGCGGACGTCGACGGCGACGGGAAGGACGAGATCGTCTTCGGCGGGGCGGTCATCGACCACGACGGCACCGGCCTGCACACGACGACGATGGCCAACCCCGACGCCCAGCACTGCGGCGATTTCCTCCCGGATCGGGAGGGCCTGGAAATCTTGGTCCCCGCCGAGTATCCGCCTGAGGGGGAACCGAGTCTCTCGATGCGTGATGCCGAGACCGGCGAGTATATCTGGGCCGTCAGGAACGGTGAGGACGTTGGCAGAGCGCTGGTCGCGGACATCGATCCGAGATACTCCGGCGCGGAAGCGTGGGGCGGCGAACCGCTCTCCAGCGACGGAGTGGGGACGTACAGCGCTCGCGGTGAGCAGATCAGCGAAACACCCATCAATTCCATCAACTCGGCTATCTGGTGGACCGGCGATCTGCACCGCGAACTGCTCGATCACGACTTCCTCGGCTGGGACGAGGGATACGGGGTCGGCTGGATCAAGAAGTGGAACCCGGAGACCGAAGAACTCGACCTATTGAAATCCTTCGAGGGAACGCGCTCGAACAACTCCTCGAAGGGCAACCCGTGTCTGTCGGGGGACATTCTCGGTGACTGGCGCGAGGAGGTCATCTGGCGGGCCGAGGACAGCAGCCACCTGCGTCTGTACGCGACGCCCCACGAGACGGATACACGGCTGTATACGCTGTTGCACGACCCGCAGTACCGGACCGGTATCGCCCGGCAGAACGTGGGCTACAACCAGCCGCCGTGGCCCAGTTTCTTCCTCGGCCACGGGATGGACGATCCGCCGAAACCTAACATCATGACCTCGTTCGAGCCCGCGGGACACGACCGACTCGCCGAGATATCCGCGAGCGAAACCGACGCGACTCCCTGCGACCAGATCGAATTCGAAGCGGTCGACCTGACGGGTAACGGCAACAAGGTCCGTTCCCTGACGTGGGAGTTCGGCGACGACACGACTGCGACGGGATGGTCGGTCAGTCACACCTACGACGAACTGGGGACGTATCCCGTCAAGCTGACCGTGACGGCCAAGAACGGGGAGACGACGACCGACTTTGAGACGATCACGATCACCGAAGCGGAGCCGCTAGCGCGGGCCGTGCCGAGTGCGACCCGCGTCGACGTGGGCGAGTCCATCGACTTCGAGGCGGAGGACGTCTCCGGCGACGAGGAGTCGATCGACACCCTGACGTGGGAGTTCGGCGACGGCACGACTGCGACGGGGTGGTCAGCTACGCATAGCTACGACGGTCCCGGCGAGTACACCGTCACGCTGAACGCCACCGCCGAAAGCGGTTGTACGACATCGTACTCCGAGACGATCACGGTCGACCTCACGGAGGGCACCTACCGTCTAACCTCCCAGCTCAACAGCGACGACATCGTGATGAGCGCCGACGGCGAACTCGCCGACGGGGCGAACGTCTACAACGACACCGTGGGCGAGGCCAGCGGACAAACGTGGAGGGTGATCGAACTCGAAGACGGTATCTACCGCATCGCCGCGGCTGACAACGAGGACCTCGTGCTGGAGGCCGCCGACGGCGGTACCGACACCGGCACGAACCTCGAGCTCGGCCAGTGGGAGGGCGCCGACTACCAGAAGTTTGCGGCGGTGCCCGAGAGCGGCACGGGCTACACGCTCGAGCCGACCCACGCTAACCTCGCGGCCGACGTCTGGGAACGTGATCCCGATCCGGGCGCGGACATCCGCCACTGGAACGTGACCGGCGCGGAGAACCAGCTGTTCGCGTTTATCGACCCCGACGGCGACTAA
- a CDS encoding amidohydrolase family protein, with the protein MLDTHTHAWTRPSRDHPWVNGPLVETVDDFSVDTVYDADALHADMEAIGVDEAVVVGYPICEWTDNRYTLECAEQYDDLYGIVMLDQFADDAAAQLRSCMATDGILGFRLGAICPYDRMWETFDPDVDWLRDAIDEPEFWDAARDTDALVQILAHYDQLDQVVDLIETYPDLSYALDHFCHAGPDTDPDEVFAPLEPLAADEYDVAVKISEIVHRSEEGFPYADMHDHVRWLLETFGRERVVWGSDFPNVSDEASYEESLQWLEHVDGLSQKDREWLTERSFKDLAGI; encoded by the coding sequence GTGCTGGATACCCATACGCACGCGTGGACGCGACCGAGCCGAGACCACCCCTGGGTCAACGGCCCGCTCGTGGAGACGGTCGACGACTTTTCAGTCGACACCGTCTACGACGCCGACGCGCTGCACGCGGACATGGAGGCGATCGGCGTCGACGAGGCCGTCGTCGTCGGCTACCCGATCTGCGAGTGGACCGACAACCGCTACACGCTCGAGTGCGCCGAGCAGTACGACGACCTCTACGGGATCGTCATGCTGGACCAGTTCGCCGACGACGCGGCCGCACAACTGCGCTCGTGCATGGCGACCGACGGCATCCTCGGCTTCCGACTCGGCGCGATCTGTCCCTACGATCGGATGTGGGAGACGTTCGATCCGGACGTGGACTGGCTGCGCGACGCCATCGACGAGCCCGAGTTCTGGGACGCGGCCCGCGACACCGACGCCCTGGTGCAGATTCTCGCCCACTACGACCAGCTGGATCAGGTTGTCGACCTGATCGAGACGTACCCCGACCTCAGTTACGCGCTCGATCACTTCTGTCACGCCGGTCCCGACACCGATCCCGACGAGGTGTTCGCACCCCTCGAGCCGCTGGCCGCCGACGAGTACGACGTCGCCGTGAAAATTTCGGAGATCGTCCACCGCTCCGAGGAGGGCTTCCCCTACGCCGACATGCACGATCACGTCCGCTGGCTGCTCGAGACGTTCGGGCGCGAACGGGTCGTCTGGGGCTCGGACTTCCCGAACGTCAGCGACGAAGCGAGCTACGAGGAAAGTCTGCAGTGGCTCGAGCACGTCGACGGCCTCTCGCAAAAAGACCGGGAGTGGCTCACCGAGCGGTCGTTCAAGGACCTGGCGGGGATCTGA
- the rhcD gene encoding L-rhamnonate dehydratase (part of the rhamnose catabolism pathway), with product MEITDVSATKISNESWGEFIEFPLVTIMSKYEEYRNVDGENPQARRKWMGPVGDVVVEIETDAGITGVGVGNWGSGAIATVVEETLSKIVMGEDPTRREKLWEQMYRATLPFGRKGVAVMAISAVDQALWDIAGKEAGKPVYELLGGPTKDEIPAYASNLHPVDMEKLEREAVQYAEEGFDAMKLRFLHGPEAGRSGMKKNEEIVKTVRDAVGDEIEIAADAYMGWSVRYAKKMLDRLEPYDMAWVEEPVIADDIDGYAEVREAAPMPISGGEHEFTRWGHEDLLEAEAVDILQPDVGRVGGITEMMKVADMAEVHDVPVIPHAGTNPTLHAIAAHTNMPMAEYFPMPEWFEEQQEEKESTYADAIFENPPSPENGSIPIPDEPGVSTKLNHEALEHFAVE from the coding sequence ATGGAAATCACAGACGTCAGTGCAACCAAGATCAGCAACGAGTCGTGGGGCGAGTTTATCGAGTTCCCGCTCGTGACGATTATGTCGAAGTACGAGGAGTATCGGAACGTCGACGGCGAGAACCCGCAGGCCCGCCGCAAGTGGATGGGGCCCGTGGGTGACGTCGTCGTCGAGATCGAGACGGACGCCGGCATCACCGGCGTCGGCGTCGGGAACTGGGGAAGCGGCGCCATCGCCACCGTCGTCGAGGAGACGCTCTCGAAGATCGTGATGGGCGAAGATCCCACCCGGCGCGAGAAACTCTGGGAACAGATGTACCGCGCGACGCTGCCGTTCGGTCGGAAGGGCGTCGCCGTCATGGCCATCAGCGCGGTCGATCAGGCCCTCTGGGACATCGCGGGCAAGGAAGCCGGCAAGCCGGTGTACGAACTGCTCGGCGGTCCCACCAAAGACGAAATTCCCGCCTATGCGTCGAACCTCCACCCCGTCGACATGGAGAAACTCGAGCGCGAGGCCGTCCAGTACGCCGAGGAGGGCTTCGACGCGATGAAGCTGCGCTTCCTCCACGGCCCCGAGGCCGGCCGCTCGGGGATGAAGAAAAACGAAGAGATCGTCAAGACGGTCCGCGACGCCGTCGGCGACGAGATCGAAATCGCGGCCGACGCCTACATGGGCTGGTCGGTCCGCTACGCCAAGAAGATGCTCGACCGCCTCGAGCCCTACGACATGGCGTGGGTCGAAGAGCCGGTCATCGCCGACGACATCGACGGCTACGCCGAGGTTCGCGAGGCCGCGCCAATGCCGATCTCCGGCGGCGAGCACGAGTTCACTCGCTGGGGCCACGAGGACCTCCTCGAGGCGGAGGCCGTCGACATCCTCCAGCCCGACGTCGGTCGGGTCGGCGGCATCACCGAGATGATGAAGGTCGCCGATATGGCCGAGGTTCACGACGTCCCCGTGATTCCCCACGCCGGCACGAATCCGACGCTACACGCCATCGCGGCGCACACGAACATGCCGATGGCGGAGTACTTCCCGATGCCGGAGTGGTTCGAAGAACAGCAGGAGGAGAAAGAGTCGACCTACGCCGACGCGATCTTCGAGAATCCGCCCTCGCCCGAAAACGGGTCGATTCCGATCCCCGACGAGCCCGGCGTCAGCACGAAGCTGAACCACGAAGCACTGGAACACTTCGCCGTCGAGTGA
- a CDS encoding fumarylacetoacetate hydrolase family protein — MQFVRFATDGSVRWGVTVDDQTYDLTRFGEPTLEELASPGYRRRVRRAVETGELPEIDDPEDRLAPVPSSAVDQIICVGLNYHDHAEEQDEEIPEKPMLFAKSPSTVTDPEAPIVHPDDVEQVDYEVELGIVIGRTACEVSAEEAEEYVAGYTVIDDVSARDAQFEDGQFFRGKSYDTFAPMGPALTSPDAVDPNDLEVELRLNGEVKQESTTAEFIFDVGEVIEYISNFTTLRPGTVISTGTPGGVGIFRDPPELLSPGDTVEAEIEGIGTLENPVVGTEE, encoded by the coding sequence ATGCAATTCGTTCGATTCGCGACCGACGGTAGCGTCCGTTGGGGCGTAACCGTAGACGACCAGACGTACGATCTGACCCGGTTCGGCGAGCCAACACTCGAGGAACTCGCGTCGCCGGGGTACCGACGACGCGTCCGTCGCGCCGTCGAGACGGGCGAGCTCCCGGAAATCGACGACCCCGAGGACCGCCTCGCACCGGTGCCGTCGTCGGCAGTCGACCAGATCATCTGCGTCGGGCTGAACTACCACGACCACGCTGAGGAGCAGGACGAGGAGATCCCCGAGAAGCCGATGCTGTTCGCGAAGTCGCCGTCGACGGTCACCGATCCCGAGGCCCCGATCGTCCACCCCGACGACGTCGAGCAGGTCGACTACGAAGTCGAACTCGGCATCGTCATCGGCCGCACCGCCTGCGAGGTGTCGGCCGAGGAGGCCGAGGAGTACGTCGCGGGCTACACGGTCATCGACGACGTCAGCGCGCGCGACGCCCAGTTCGAGGACGGCCAGTTCTTCCGCGGGAAGAGCTACGACACGTTCGCGCCGATGGGGCCCGCGCTGACGAGCCCCGACGCCGTCGACCCCAACGATCTCGAGGTCGAACTGCGTCTCAACGGCGAGGTCAAACAGGAGTCGACGACCGCGGAGTTCATCTTCGACGTCGGCGAGGTTATCGAGTACATCAGCAACTTCACGACGCTGCGGCCGGGGACGGTCATCTCGACCGGCACGCCCGGCGGCGTCGGTATCTTCCGCGACCCGCCCGAACTCCTCTCGCCGGGCGACACCGTCGAAGCCGAAATCGAGGGTATCGGGACGCTCGAGAATCCGGTCGTCGGCACGGAAGAGTAA
- a CDS encoding zinc-dependent alcohol dehydrogenase: MKAIVHTGPRSIEIREREKPTVAADEVLVQVNSAGLCGSDAHAYTYEDGYEWIPLPRIMGHEYSGEVVEVGEDVTDFDVGDHVVEEPIHDCGSCFQCKNGQPNVCRNFEITGMHNDGAYTEYTTVKPKDLHHIPDSVPLRQASITEPLSIATRAVFDQSTVTPGDLVLVEGPGPIGVLVAAVADSLGANVVVSGLGKDTEYRLPLVERLGVDTIDVENGDLEAFVESQADGGGFDVVFDTTGHKSGVEMGVEHVRKGGQVVVVGLPGAPSELFMTPVVRGEVMVNTSYGSTWRNFEQAIRLLDGGEIDADEIIDTSYSIEDPTAAFDAFLESETCKPVFSFADL, encoded by the coding sequence ATGAAGGCTATAGTTCACACCGGACCCAGATCTATCGAAATCCGCGAACGAGAGAAACCGACGGTTGCCGCCGACGAAGTGCTCGTTCAAGTCAACTCCGCAGGCCTGTGCGGCAGCGATGCCCACGCCTATACGTACGAAGACGGCTATGAATGGATCCCGTTGCCCCGCATCATGGGCCACGAATACTCCGGCGAAGTCGTCGAGGTCGGCGAGGACGTCACCGATTTCGACGTTGGCGATCACGTCGTCGAAGAACCGATCCACGACTGCGGCTCGTGTTTTCAGTGCAAGAACGGCCAGCCCAACGTCTGCCGGAACTTCGAGATCACGGGGATGCACAACGACGGCGCGTACACCGAGTACACGACCGTCAAACCCAAAGACCTGCACCACATCCCCGACAGCGTCCCGCTCAGACAGGCGAGCATCACCGAACCGCTGAGCATCGCGACGCGAGCGGTATTTGACCAGTCGACCGTCACACCCGGCGATCTCGTCCTCGTCGAGGGCCCCGGCCCGATCGGCGTCCTCGTTGCGGCCGTCGCCGACTCGCTGGGCGCGAACGTCGTCGTTTCGGGGCTCGGCAAGGACACCGAGTACCGCCTGCCGCTCGTCGAACGGCTCGGCGTCGACACGATCGACGTCGAAAACGGCGATCTCGAGGCGTTCGTCGAGTCGCAGGCCGACGGCGGCGGCTTCGACGTCGTCTTCGATACGACCGGCCACAAGAGCGGCGTCGAGATGGGCGTCGAGCACGTCCGCAAGGGCGGCCAGGTTGTCGTCGTCGGATTGCCCGGCGCACCGAGCGAACTGTTCATGACGCCGGTCGTCCGCGGCGAAGTCATGGTGAACACGTCCTACGGATCGACCTGGCGGAACTTCGAACAAGCAATCCGTCTTCTGGACGGCGGCGAGATCGACGCCGACGAAATCATCGACACCTCCTACAGCATCGAGGACCCAACCGCAGCGTTCGATGCGTTCCTCGAGTCCGAGACCTGCAAACCGGTCTTCTCGTTCGCAGACCTATGA
- a CDS encoding Gfo/Idh/MocA family protein: MSYQVAVIGTGTEPDDPGRDGYAMAYHHAEGYEKHDRCELVACADIVPENAEAFAAEYGIADENVFEDYEVMLETVDPDIVSLCVPPVIHASIAIDCCRAGVDAIHCEKPMAQTYGGARMMTQEAARHDVQLTFNHQRRFSDAVRTAKQLLDDGEIGELERVEFSAPVGIFDYGSHSFDLCNYFNDEVPAEWVLGQIDYSEENVVFGSHNETQAVVMWEYENGVHGLGTSDATGDGGPTSAVECHNRLIGTEGTIELGPEGDEDEDLPVLRIRRAGDDEWEAVETEDGLHSWEFIDRAIAENVRCLEEDEEPELSAENALNATELIFGTWESARKRGRVDLPLEIDDNPLDAMVESGELNPEPMDEEAE; encoded by the coding sequence ATGTCCTATCAGGTAGCGGTGATTGGAACTGGAACGGAACCGGACGACCCCGGACGCGACGGGTACGCCATGGCGTACCACCACGCGGAAGGGTACGAAAAACACGATCGGTGCGAGCTCGTCGCCTGCGCCGATATCGTCCCCGAAAACGCGGAAGCGTTCGCCGCCGAGTACGGGATCGCCGACGAGAACGTCTTCGAGGATTACGAGGTCATGCTCGAGACGGTCGACCCTGACATCGTCTCGCTGTGCGTTCCGCCGGTGATCCACGCGTCGATCGCGATCGACTGTTGCCGCGCGGGCGTCGACGCGATCCACTGCGAGAAGCCGATGGCCCAGACCTACGGCGGCGCGCGCATGATGACCCAGGAGGCCGCCCGCCACGACGTCCAATTGACGTTCAATCACCAGCGTCGGTTCAGCGACGCCGTCCGCACCGCGAAACAGCTGCTCGACGACGGCGAGATCGGCGAGCTAGAGCGCGTCGAGTTCTCCGCGCCGGTCGGCATCTTCGACTACGGGAGCCACTCGTTCGACCTCTGTAACTACTTCAACGACGAGGTACCCGCCGAGTGGGTGCTCGGGCAGATCGACTACAGCGAGGAGAACGTCGTCTTTGGGTCGCACAACGAGACCCAGGCCGTCGTCATGTGGGAGTACGAAAACGGCGTCCACGGGCTCGGCACGAGCGACGCTACCGGCGACGGTGGCCCGACGAGCGCCGTCGAGTGTCACAACCGACTGATCGGTACCGAGGGAACGATCGAACTCGGCCCCGAGGGCGACGAGGACGAGGATCTCCCCGTACTGCGCATCCGCCGCGCCGGCGACGACGAGTGGGAGGCCGTCGAGACCGAGGACGGCCTCCACAGCTGGGAGTTCATCGACCGCGCCATCGCCGAGAACGTCCGCTGTCTCGAGGAGGACGAGGAACCGGAACTCAGCGCGGAAAACGCCCTGAACGCGACCGAACTGATCTTCGGGACGTGGGAATCGGCTCGCAAGCGCGGCCGGGTCGACCTGCCGCTCGAGATCGACGACAACCCGCTCGATGCGATGGTCGAGTCCGGCGAACTGAATCCCGAACCGATGGACGAGGAGGCCGAATAG
- a CDS encoding hydroxypyruvate isomerase family protein: MARISICVEMVYDDEPFVDRISRAAEAGADAVEFWDWREKDLEAIVDTAEVSDIPIAGFVAGGTLTDPDAADDAVETIRESIATAAEYDVPTLIVTTGQDQDGLDRDTQYDNIVDVLSRVAPDAEEADVTLVLEPLNTAVDHPGYFLETSAEGFDIVDDVGSPNVQLLYDVYHQQVTEGNVIQTITDNVDRIGHVHIADVPGRHEPGTGELDYETIIGAIDEAGYDGYVGCEFSPTGDADAAVETVLEWR; the protein is encoded by the coding sequence ATGGCCCGGATCTCGATCTGCGTCGAGATGGTCTACGACGACGAGCCGTTCGTCGACCGCATCTCGCGGGCCGCCGAAGCCGGCGCCGACGCCGTCGAGTTCTGGGACTGGCGAGAGAAAGATCTCGAGGCGATCGTCGACACCGCCGAGGTGAGCGATATTCCGATCGCTGGCTTCGTCGCCGGCGGGACGCTCACCGATCCCGACGCGGCTGACGACGCCGTCGAAACGATCCGGGAATCGATCGCGACCGCCGCCGAGTACGATGTCCCGACGCTAATCGTCACGACCGGACAGGACCAGGACGGACTGGACCGCGACACGCAGTACGACAATATCGTGGACGTGCTCTCCCGCGTCGCCCCCGACGCTGAGGAAGCCGATGTGACGCTCGTCCTCGAACCGCTGAACACCGCCGTCGACCACCCGGGCTACTTCCTCGAGACGTCGGCCGAGGGGTTCGACATCGTCGACGACGTCGGCTCGCCGAACGTACAACTGCTGTACGACGTCTACCACCAGCAGGTCACCGAAGGGAACGTCATTCAGACGATCACCGACAACGTCGACCGGATCGGCCACGTCCACATCGCGGACGTGCCCGGCCGACACGAACCCGGGACGGGAGAACTCGACTACGAGACGATCATCGGAGCGATCGACGAGGCCGGCTACGACGGCTACGTCGGCTGCGAGTTCTCGCCGACCGGCGACGCCGACGCGGCGGTCGAGACCGTCCTCGAGTGGCGGTAG